Proteins encoded by one window of Gordonia jinghuaiqii:
- a CDS encoding DUF2771 family protein, translating into MISSGEKKALAIIAAVIVAFVAVVGTSVFLLTRNATHDDQPYIHVAVGKELRTVEALWWCDLMLTECDPEITRPRATAEVPVEVGTTAMFTVSSEIADGPWNLAAVYLTPKGLIEDEQPQEAGKSYTLTLKSTPDRVLLGVTILSASARLTPADEILPRGEFAIQTASQEYLDDLG; encoded by the coding sequence GTGATCAGCAGTGGTGAGAAGAAGGCGCTGGCGATCATCGCCGCCGTGATCGTGGCATTCGTCGCGGTGGTGGGGACCTCGGTGTTCCTGTTGACCCGCAATGCCACCCACGACGACCAGCCCTACATCCACGTCGCCGTCGGCAAGGAACTGCGCACCGTCGAGGCGCTGTGGTGGTGCGACCTGATGCTGACCGAATGCGATCCGGAGATCACCCGCCCGCGGGCGACGGCCGAGGTGCCGGTGGAGGTCGGGACGACAGCGATGTTCACCGTGTCGAGTGAGATCGCCGACGGGCCCTGGAACCTGGCCGCGGTCTACCTGACCCCGAAGGGCCTCATCGAGGACGAACAGCCCCAGGAGGCGGGGAAGTCCTACACGCTCACGCTGAAGTCGACACCCGACCGGGTGCTGCTGGGCGTCACGATTCTGTCCGCCTCGGCCCGCCTCACGCCCGCCGACGAAATCCTTCCGCGGGGTGAGTTCGCCATCCAGACGGCGTCGCAGGAGTACCTCGACGACCTGGGCTGA
- a CDS encoding flavin reductase family protein, whose product MTATIDTTPDLAPVSDGKALREAYSCFPSGVVAVCCLRPGDGNEADAAEDSATLIGMAASSFTTVSLDPPLVSVCVQNTSTTWPQIRSAPAIGVSVFAGDQTDVCKQLAGPSQHRFDGITPLRTERGAIFVPGAAAHLSCVIHNEIQAGDHTVVLLEIETLRADPGVEPLVFHASTFRALEARKSPETK is encoded by the coding sequence GTGACCGCAACCATCGACACCACCCCAGATCTCGCCCCCGTCTCCGACGGCAAGGCGCTGCGAGAGGCATACAGCTGCTTCCCGTCCGGCGTCGTCGCCGTGTGCTGCCTCCGACCCGGCGACGGCAACGAGGCGGACGCCGCGGAGGATTCGGCCACGCTGATCGGAATGGCGGCGAGCTCCTTCACGACCGTCTCCCTCGACCCGCCTCTGGTCTCGGTGTGCGTGCAGAACACCTCGACGACGTGGCCGCAGATCCGTAGCGCACCGGCGATCGGTGTGAGCGTGTTCGCCGGCGATCAGACCGACGTGTGCAAACAGCTCGCCGGTCCGTCGCAGCATCGTTTCGACGGCATCACGCCACTGCGCACCGAGCGGGGCGCGATCTTCGTGCCGGGTGCCGCCGCCCATCTGTCGTGCGTCATCCACAACGAGATCCAGGCGGGCGACCACACCGTCGTGTTGCTGGAGATCGAGACCCTGCGCGCCGATCCCGGCGTCGAGCCGCTGGTGTTCCACGCCAGCACCTTCCGTGCACTCGAGGCGCGAAAGAGCCCGGAAACGAAGTGA
- a CDS encoding cold-shock protein, producing the protein MPTGKVKWYDAEKGFGFLSQESGEDVYVRSSALPDGVEALKPGQRVEFGMAAGRRGPQALSVKVLDPAPSVSKNVREAARKDVKRHSPDELHGMVADLITLLEAKVQPDLRKGRYPDRKTAQRISEVVRAVARELES; encoded by the coding sequence GTGCCGACCGGCAAGGTGAAGTGGTACGACGCGGAAAAAGGCTTCGGCTTTCTCTCTCAGGAGAGCGGCGAGGACGTCTACGTCCGTTCGTCGGCCCTGCCCGACGGGGTGGAGGCCCTCAAGCCCGGACAACGGGTGGAATTCGGCATGGCTGCCGGTCGTCGCGGTCCGCAGGCGCTGAGCGTCAAGGTGCTCGATCCCGCACCGAGTGTCTCCAAGAACGTGCGCGAGGCCGCACGTAAGGACGTCAAACGGCATTCACCCGACGAGCTGCACGGGATGGTCGCCGACCTCATCACGCTCCTCGAGGCCAAGGTCCAGCCCGATCTGCGTAAGGGCCGTTACCCCGATCGCAAGACCGCGCAACGCATCTCCGAGGTCGTCCGCGCCGTCGCGCGGGAGCTCGAGAGCTGA